The window CTCTTCAACCATCGATTTGTCCGATCTTGTGACTATCTTATCTTCATCGTTTCGTATTAAGTGTATTTTGAAGCCTTCTCCAATCGTTGGGAAGATTCGCAGCAAGTTCTTTTTGACTGCGTCCAGAGTAGCGTGAAGTGTATATTTAGGTTTCAGCATTACTACCGCTGTTCCATGCCTTTTCACTTTATTAAATTTGACCTCTTGTTCCGTCAACGGCTCTAGAAGATTTCCCTCTTTAGGGTACCTGGACAGTATGAAACCTGATTTTTCACCATCGGCGATTGTCTTAATGACTACATTTTCGGATACTGACAGCGCCGCCAATTTGCCCACGCCTTTTCGTCCCATTTTTTTCCTGCCGGACGGAGTGTATGCGTCTTCTTCCCCAGTCCTTGTGACTTCGGCAACGTTGAGGTATTTCTTTATATCGCCTTTTTCGTACGACATTCCTTTGCCGTCGTCTTCGACTGTAATTGCATCTTTGTCATCAAAAATCCACACATTGTGAGCGTCAGCATCATAGGCGTTTGCTATCAGTTCGGCAAGTATGTAGTATATATTTGTGTATAAGTTCGGGCCAAGAAGTTCTAGAATGCGTGGTGATATGTCGATTTCATATTTTTTGTCCGCCATCGGAGACACTCCTCAAAAGTTTGTTAGTATGTCTAAACCTTGTTAATTATATCCGTTGCTGCTGGTTTGTTACAAATTTTTTTGTATTTGTAGAATCTTTTGCATTTCATTAATGTTCTGTTCGACTGTCTCTAATACTGATTCGACGCATACATCTAAATCGCGGGTTATCTCCCTTCCCCAGAAGCGCAGCACCGTCCAGCCCAGTTTTTGGAGTTCGGCGTCTACGCGACGGTCGCGCTCTATGTTTCTTTTTATTTTTGCTTCCCAGTATGACTTGTTCGTATCGAATCGCATCTTGCCAGCCTCGAAGCCTTTTCCGTGGAACAGCTCTCCGTCGCAGAAGATTGCGATCCGGTATTTTGTTATGGCGATGTCTGGCGTGCCAGGCAGACGTTTGTAGTTTTTGCGGTAGCGCACGCCGCTGTGCCATAGGGCTTTGCGAAGTTTTAGCTCTATGGAAGTGTTTTTCGTCTTAATTCTCGACATCGCTTTGTGGCGTTGCTCTGGTGTCAGTTTGTCCATATTTACCTGTATTTTATTATTTTGTCTTAACGTCCGTAGTTTTCTTGACTATTTTTATAGTAAAACTTTGTGTTGTACCTTCATTGTGATTTTGCACCTGGACGTCGT is drawn from Cloacibacillus porcorum and contains these coding sequences:
- a CDS encoding very short patch repair endonuclease; amino-acid sequence: MDKLTPEQRHKAMSRIKTKNTSIELKLRKALWHSGVRYRKNYKRLPGTPDIAITKYRIAIFCDGELFHGKGFEAGKMRFDTNKSYWEAKIKRNIERDRRVDAELQKLGWTVLRFWGREITRDLDVCVESVLETVEQNINEMQKILQIQKNL